A single window of Buchnera aphidicola (Aphis nasturtii) DNA harbors:
- the fusA gene encoding elongation factor G — translation MSRTTPISRYRNIGISAHIDAGKTTTTERILFYTGINHKIGEVHDGAATMDWMEQEQERGITITSAATTAFWSGMGKQFQPHRINIIDTPGHVDFTIEVERSMRVLDGAVMVYCAVGGVQPQSETVWRQANKYNVPRIAFINKMDRMGANFLKSVKQIKTRLGGNPVPLQLPIGSEEYFTGVIDLIKMKAIEWQDLDQGITFTYKDIPSDMHELSEKWHQNLIESAVESNENLMEKYLNGQELSEKEIKSALRNRSLNNEITLITCGSAFKNKGVQALLDAIIEYLPAPNDIQDIKGVLNKRTNIPAIRSSNDNAPFSALAFKIASDPFVGNLTFFRVYSGIVKSGDTVFNSVKSQRERFGRIVQMHANKREEIKEVYAGDIAAAIGLKDVTTGDTLCDLNKPIILERMEFPDPVISISVEPRTKADQEKMGLALNRLAKEDPSFRVHTDQESNQTIISGMGELHLEIIVDRMKREFSVDANIGQPQVAYRETILNKVTDIEGKHIKQSGGRGQYGHVVIELFPLEPGGLGYSFINDIKGGVIPSEYISAIDKGIQEQLKYGPLAGYPVVDIGVRLYFGSYHDVDSSELAFKLAASLAFKNGFKQAKPVLLEPIMKVEVETPDDYMGDVIGDLNRRRGVIEGMKDLAIGKIINACVPLSEMFGYATDLRSQTQGRASYSMEFLKYVEAPSSVSDLIIHKKSK, via the coding sequence ATGTCTCGTACAACACCTATTTCTCGATATCGTAACATTGGAATTAGTGCTCATATAGATGCTGGTAAAACAACTACTACAGAAAGAATTCTGTTTTATACTGGAATCAATCATAAAATTGGTGAAGTACATGATGGAGCAGCAACAATGGATTGGATGGAGCAAGAACAAGAGAGAGGGATTACAATTACGTCTGCCGCTACTACTGCTTTTTGGTCTGGTATGGGTAAACAATTTCAACCTCATAGAATTAATATTATTGATACTCCTGGGCATGTAGATTTTACGATAGAAGTAGAGCGTTCTATGCGTGTTTTAGATGGTGCAGTTATGGTTTATTGTGCGGTTGGAGGTGTTCAACCTCAATCTGAAACTGTTTGGAGACAAGCTAATAAATATAATGTACCGCGTATAGCTTTTATAAATAAAATGGATCGTATGGGTGCAAATTTTTTAAAATCTGTAAAACAAATTAAAACACGATTAGGAGGTAATCCTGTACCTTTGCAGTTACCGATTGGTTCAGAAGAATATTTTACAGGTGTAATAGATTTAATTAAAATGAAAGCAATTGAATGGCAAGATCTTGATCAGGGAATTACTTTTACTTATAAAGATATTCCTTCAGATATGCATGAGCTATCTGAAAAATGGCATCAAAATTTAATTGAATCTGCTGTAGAATCTAATGAAAATCTTATGGAAAAATACTTAAATGGACAAGAATTATCTGAAAAAGAAATAAAATCAGCTTTAAGGAACCGTTCTTTAAATAATGAAATTACACTGATTACTTGTGGTTCGGCATTTAAAAATAAAGGTGTACAAGCGTTATTAGATGCAATAATTGAATATTTACCTGCTCCTAATGATATTCAAGATATTAAAGGTGTTTTAAATAAAAGAACAAATATTCCTGCTATTAGATCGTCAAATGATAATGCTCCATTTTCAGCTTTAGCATTTAAAATTGCTAGTGATCCATTTGTAGGTAATTTAACATTTTTTAGAGTATATTCTGGAATAGTAAAATCAGGAGATACTGTATTTAATTCTGTTAAATCTCAGCGCGAAAGATTTGGTAGAATTGTTCAGATGCATGCAAATAAAAGAGAAGAAATAAAAGAGGTATATGCAGGCGATATAGCAGCAGCTATTGGATTAAAGGACGTTACTACTGGAGATACGCTTTGCGATTTAAATAAACCTATTATATTAGAACGTATGGAATTTCCAGATCCAGTAATATCAATTTCAGTAGAACCTAGAACAAAAGCTGATCAAGAAAAAATGGGTTTAGCATTAAATAGATTAGCCAAAGAAGATCCTTCTTTTAGAGTGCATACTGATCAAGAATCTAATCAAACAATTATTTCTGGAATGGGTGAGCTACATTTAGAAATTATCGTTGATCGAATGAAACGAGAATTTAGTGTAGATGCTAATATTGGCCAACCACAAGTAGCATATCGTGAAACAATTTTAAATAAAGTTACTGATATTGAAGGTAAACATATTAAACAATCTGGTGGTAGAGGTCAGTATGGTCATGTTGTTATAGAATTGTTTCCATTAGAACCTGGAGGTTTGGGGTATTCCTTTATTAATGATATTAAAGGCGGTGTAATACCTAGTGAGTACATCTCTGCTATTGATAAAGGTATTCAAGAACAATTAAAATATGGACCTTTAGCAGGTTACCCTGTTGTAGATATAGGAGTTCGTCTTTATTTTGGCTCTTATCATGATGTTGATTCTTCAGAGTTAGCATTTAAGCTTGCTGCTTCTTTAGCATTTAAAAATGGTTTTAAACAAGCTAAACCTGTTTTATTAGAACCTATTATGAAAGTTGAAGTAGAAACACCAGATGACTATATGGGCGATGTTATTGGCGATTTAAATCGTCGAAGAGGTGTAATTGAAGGTATGAAAGATTTAGCTATAGGTAAAATTATTAATGCTTGTGTGCCCTTATCTGAAATGTTTGGTTATGCAACTGATTTACGTTCTCAAACACAAGGAAGAGCTTCTTATTCAATGGAATTTTTAAAATATGTAGAAGCACCATCTAGTGTTTCTGATTTAATTATTCATAAAAAAAGTAAATAA
- the rpsS gene encoding 30S ribosomal protein S19, producing MPRSLKKGPFIDVSLLKKVEQAVKLNDKKPLKTWSRRSTVFPNMVGLTISVHNGRNHIPVFITEEMVGHKLGEFSLTRTYRGHTADKKVKKR from the coding sequence ATGCCACGTTCTTTGAAAAAAGGCCCTTTTATTGATGTAAGTTTATTAAAAAAAGTAGAACAAGCAGTAAAGTTAAATGATAAAAAACCTTTAAAAACTTGGTCTAGACGTTCAACGGTATTTCCAAATATGGTTGGTTTAACAATATCTGTTCATAATGGTCGAAACCATATTCCAGTCTTTATTACTGAAGAAATGGTTGGGCATAAATTAGGTGAATTTTCTTTAACTCGTACCTACAGAGGACATACTGCAGATAAAAAAGTAAAAAAACGTTAG
- the rplW gene encoding 50S ribosomal protein L23, with the protein MISEERLFKILLSPHISEKSSILMEKFNTVVLKVLKNSTKYEIKSAVQKLFNIQVDSVKTVYVQGKKKRQSNRVVFRKDWKKAYIKVKKGQNLDFISNIESS; encoded by the coding sequence ATGATTTCTGAAGAGCGTTTGTTCAAAATATTACTCTCTCCCCATATTTCTGAAAAATCATCTATATTAATGGAAAAATTTAATACTGTTGTTTTAAAAGTTTTAAAAAACTCTACTAAATATGAAATTAAATCTGCAGTACAAAAATTATTTAATATACAGGTAGACAGTGTCAAAACAGTATATGTTCAAGGAAAAAAAAAGCGTCAATCTAACCGTGTTGTTTTTCGAAAAGATTGGAAAAAAGCATATATTAAAGTAAAAAAAGGTCAAAATTTAGATTTTATAAGTAATATAGAAAGTAGTTAG
- the rpsJ gene encoding 30S ribosomal protein S10, protein MQNQRIRIRLKAFDHRLIDQSTTEIVETAKRTGAQVRGPIPLPTRKERFTILISPHVNKDARDQYEIRTHKRLIDIVEPTEKTVDALMRLDLAAGVDVQISLG, encoded by the coding sequence ATGCAGAACCAAAGAATTCGTATTCGTTTAAAAGCATTTGATCATAGATTAATTGATCAATCAACTACAGAAATCGTTGAAACAGCGAAAAGAACTGGAGCACAAGTGCGTGGTCCTATTCCATTACCCACTCGTAAGGAGCGATTTACTATTTTAATTTCTCCACATGTTAATAAGGACGCACGTGATCAATATGAAATACGTACACATAAAAGATTAATTGATATAGTAGAACCTACTGAAAAAACTGTTGATGCACTAATGCGACTTGATCTTGCCGCTGGTGTAGATGTTCAAATTAGTTTAGGTTAA
- the rplV gene encoding 50S ribosomal protein L22: protein METLAQCRKVRSSAQKIRLIADLVRGKKVPIALNILNFHNKKAAVLVKKVLESAIANAEHNNGIDIDQLKVKNIFVDEGSTMKRMMPRAKGRADRILKRTSHITVIVSDC from the coding sequence ATGGAAACTTTAGCTCAATGTCGAAAAGTTCGATCTTCTGCTCAAAAAATTCGTTTAATAGCAGATTTAGTTAGAGGTAAAAAAGTACCAATAGCATTAAATATATTGAATTTTCATAATAAAAAAGCCGCGGTTTTAGTTAAAAAAGTATTAGAATCAGCAATAGCAAACGCAGAACACAATAACGGTATTGATATAGATCAATTAAAGGTTAAAAATATATTTGTAGATGAAGGTTCTACAATGAAACGAATGATGCCTCGCGCTAAAGGACGAGCAGATCGTATTTTAAAACGTACTAGTCATATAACTGTAATTGTTTCTGATTGTTAG
- the rplD gene encoding 50S ribosomal protein L4, whose amino-acid sequence MELVVKDVQNLLSVSEIIFARDFNEALIHQVVVAYSASTRQGTRAQKSRADVSGSGRKPWRQKGTGRARAGSFRSPIWRSGGVTFAAKPQEHSQKINKKMYRGALKSIFSELIRQKRLIVFQDFSLMLPKTKLLVEKLKEINLKNVLIITSKIDNNLFLASRNLYSVDVKDVYSIDPVSLIAFEHILITVEALKKIEEILS is encoded by the coding sequence ATGGAATTAGTAGTTAAAGACGTGCAAAACCTTCTTAGTGTTTCTGAAATCATTTTTGCTCGAGATTTTAATGAAGCTCTAATTCATCAAGTGGTTGTTGCTTATTCAGCGTCTACTCGTCAAGGTACGAGAGCACAGAAAAGTCGTGCTGATGTTTCTGGTTCAGGTAGAAAACCATGGCGTCAAAAAGGAACTGGACGTGCTCGTGCAGGTTCTTTTAGAAGTCCTATTTGGCGTTCAGGAGGCGTGACATTTGCCGCAAAACCTCAAGAACATTCTCAAAAAATTAACAAGAAAATGTATCGTGGTGCATTAAAAAGTATTTTTTCTGAATTAATACGTCAAAAACGATTAATTGTTTTTCAAGATTTTTCATTAATGCTACCTAAAACAAAGCTATTAGTTGAAAAATTAAAAGAAATAAATTTAAAAAATGTTTTAATTATTACAAGCAAAATAGATAACAACTTATTTCTTGCTTCTAGAAATTTATATTCCGTTGATGTAAAAGATGTATATTCGATAGATCCAGTAAGCTTGATTGCTTTTGAGCATATTTTAATTACTGTTGAAGCTTTGAAAAAAATAGAGGAAATACTTTCATGA
- the rplC gene encoding 50S ribosomal protein L3, producing the protein MIGLIGKKLGMTRIFTKEGYSVPVTVIEFKDNRITQIKNVVTDGYCAIQITTGIKKLNKLKKPQSGHFLKAGVTPGYGLWEFKININDNFKLGQIIKVNIFNDVRKVDITGVSKGKGFSGTVKRWNFRTQDATHGNSLSHRVPGSIGQNQTPGRVFKGKKMAGQLGNKRVTVQNLNIIRIDENRNLLLVKGAVPGFTGSDLIVKPAIKI; encoded by the coding sequence ATGATTGGTTTAATTGGTAAAAAACTTGGTATGACTCGTATTTTTACTAAGGAAGGGTATTCGGTTCCTGTTACTGTAATTGAGTTTAAAGACAATCGAATCACACAAATAAAAAACGTAGTAACTGATGGGTATTGTGCTATTCAAATTACAACAGGCATAAAAAAGTTAAATAAACTTAAAAAACCACAATCAGGTCATTTTTTAAAAGCAGGTGTGACTCCAGGTTATGGTTTATGGGAATTTAAAATAAATATAAATGATAATTTTAAATTAGGTCAAATTATTAAAGTTAATATTTTTAATGATGTTAGAAAAGTAGATATTACAGGCGTTTCTAAAGGTAAAGGTTTTTCTGGTACTGTCAAACGTTGGAACTTTCGTACTCAAGATGCAACACATGGAAATTCATTATCTCATAGAGTTCCAGGTTCTATTGGTCAAAATCAAACTCCTGGAAGAGTTTTTAAAGGAAAAAAAATGGCAGGACAATTAGGGAATAAACGTGTTACAGTACAAAATTTAAATATAATACGTATTGATGAAAATCGTAATTTACTTTTAGTAAAAGGCGCCGTTCCAGGGTTTACAGGTAGTGATCTTATTGTTAAACCAGCTATTAAGATTTGA
- the tuf gene encoding elongation factor Tu — protein MSKEKFQRLKPHINVGTIGHVDHGKTTLTAAITTVLSKKYGGSARAFDQIDNAPEEKARGITINTSHVEYDTELRHYAHVDCPGHADYIKNMITGAAQMDGAILVVAATDGPMPQTREHILLGRQVGVPYIVVFLNKCDMVDDEELLELVEMEVRDLLTQYDFPGDDTPIVRGSALKALEGDPEWESKILELSQFLDSYIPEPKRAIDQSFLLPIEDVFSISGRGTVVTGRVEKGIIKVGEEVEIVGIKKTTKTTCTGVEMFRKLLDEGRAGENVGVLLRGTKRDEIERGQVLAKPGSIHPHTTFESEVYVLSKEEGGRHTPFFKGYRPQFYFRTTDVTGSIELPEGVEMVMPGDNIKMTVNLIHPIAMTDGLRFAIREGGRTVGAGVVSKVLA, from the coding sequence ATGTCAAAAGAAAAATTTCAACGTTTAAAACCTCATATCAACGTAGGAACTATTGGTCATGTAGATCATGGAAAAACAACATTAACTGCAGCAATTACTACTGTATTATCAAAAAAATATGGAGGTTCTGCACGTGCTTTTGATCAAATAGATAATGCTCCAGAAGAAAAAGCTAGGGGTATAACAATTAATACTTCGCATGTAGAATATGATACTGAATTAAGGCATTATGCGCACGTTGATTGTCCAGGTCATGCAGATTATATTAAAAATATGATTACTGGTGCTGCTCAGATGGATGGAGCTATTTTAGTGGTTGCAGCTACTGATGGCCCTATGCCTCAAACGCGTGAACATATTTTACTCGGTAGACAAGTTGGTGTTCCTTACATTGTTGTTTTCTTAAATAAATGTGATATGGTAGATGACGAAGAATTATTAGAGTTAGTAGAAATGGAAGTGCGTGATTTATTAACTCAATATGATTTTCCAGGTGACGATACTCCTATTGTTCGTGGATCTGCATTAAAGGCGTTAGAAGGTGATCCTGAGTGGGAATCGAAAATATTAGAACTATCTCAATTTTTAGATAGCTATATTCCAGAACCCAAAAGAGCAATTGATCAATCTTTTTTATTACCTATAGAAGATGTTTTTTCTATATCAGGAAGAGGTACTGTTGTTACTGGAAGAGTGGAAAAAGGAATTATTAAGGTTGGTGAAGAAGTAGAAATTGTAGGAATTAAAAAAACAACTAAAACCACTTGCACTGGCGTAGAAATGTTTAGAAAATTATTAGATGAAGGTCGTGCTGGCGAAAATGTAGGTGTTTTACTGCGAGGAACAAAACGTGATGAAATTGAAAGAGGTCAAGTTTTAGCTAAACCTGGTAGTATTCATCCGCACACAACATTTGAGTCCGAAGTATATGTTTTATCTAAAGAAGAAGGCGGTCGACATACTCCATTTTTTAAAGGGTATCGTCCTCAGTTTTATTTTCGAACTACTGATGTGACAGGTTCTATTGAATTACCTGAAGGCGTAGAAATGGTAATGCCAGGAGATAATATCAAAATGACTGTTAATCTAATCCATCCTATTGCTATGACAGATGGATTACGATTTGCTATACGTGAAGGTGGTAGAACTGTTGGCGCTGGTGTTGTGTCTAAAGTTTTAGCTTAA
- the rplB gene encoding 50S ribosomal protein L2 has protein sequence MAIVKCKPTSPGRRHVIKVVNKELYKGNPYASLITKKSKTGGRNNNGRITTRHIGGGHKRAYRIIDFKRNKDNIDAVIERLEYDPNRSSNIALILYKDGKRSYILAPKGLKIGDIVTSGSSAPIKIGNTLPIKDIPVGSFIHNVEIKPGKGGQIARSAGSYVQLVARDKDYATLRLRSGEMRRTESNCRGTIGEVGNAEHMLKVLGKAGASRWVGIRPTVRGTAMNPVDHPHGGGEGRNFGKHPVTPWGVQTKGKKTRRNKRTEKFILRHRHK, from the coding sequence ATGGCAATTGTTAAATGTAAGCCGACATCCCCAGGTCGACGTCATGTTATTAAAGTTGTCAATAAGGAATTGTATAAAGGAAACCCATATGCTTCACTTATTACAAAAAAAAGTAAAACTGGAGGACGCAATAACAATGGTAGAATTACAACTCGACATATTGGAGGAGGTCATAAGCGAGCGTACCGTATAATAGATTTTAAAAGAAATAAAGATAATATAGATGCTGTAATAGAGAGATTAGAATACGATCCTAATCGTTCTTCTAACATTGCTTTAATACTATATAAAGATGGAAAAAGAAGTTATATTTTAGCGCCTAAAGGTTTAAAGATAGGTGATATTGTTACTTCAGGATCAAGCGCTCCTATTAAGATAGGAAATACTTTACCAATTAAAGATATCCCTGTTGGTTCATTTATTCATAATGTCGAAATAAAACCAGGAAAAGGCGGTCAAATTGCGCGATCCGCAGGAAGTTATGTACAGTTAGTAGCGCGTGATAAAGATTACGCTACTTTACGATTACGATCTGGTGAAATGAGAAGAACTGAATCTAATTGTAGAGGTACGATTGGTGAAGTAGGTAATGCAGAACATATGTTAAAAGTATTAGGAAAAGCTGGTGCTTCGCGATGGGTTGGAATTCGACCTACTGTACGAGGCACTGCTATGAACCCAGTTGATCATCCTCATGGAGGTGGTGAAGGAAGAAATTTTGGAAAACATCCAGTAACTCCTTGGGGCGTTCAAACAAAGGGAAAGAAAACCCGAAGAAATAAACGTACTGAAAAATTTATTTTACGTCATCGTCACAAATAA